The Acanthopagrus latus isolate v.2019 chromosome 13, fAcaLat1.1, whole genome shotgun sequence genome contains a region encoding:
- the LOC119031193 gene encoding uncharacterized protein LOC119031193 — protein sequence MTVELEKFSCKQEMQKKAKDTGDQGYLMVEFGDFKGRSMKEVYEDQSQKAQALINYLKTADARPNTNMAIFKTYVLKRRAAATTLPSSASTSTGRPPAPSTSTGRPPASSTSSAPPAGFQSGAWKPATVKSLLARGKLSPSQLVKKLMSPVKLSPAPQLTSPRPSKPRQLFPSDSAEIDDEEMVSAAAQCEAQLNTALAATVPRDACADPPPAALLHQPSAELPSHWKDQLPPYQHEWIRHTLFKANPRTGKPELVSPLKLWWYPPQPALIHTQPPASPDHFFCRPLFLWMPQKMWLFPLVCVRPACGKHRLTAAGVYRTVRKVLDIDGWYDLATEYLECKRCSKKYPAWSEDILGQLDVGHRSKFPALLTYRYSCGIRVLRMMRERTMGNSMTQLYKKLQEQHSEAWMERVLQYLTACEPFTRSAVVRPSVFAEPPCLPALPKPKWLLAVYARDVLSRLHEVKAKITSIFGSVLKMDSTKKVTKKLAGAAAGTAAWCTNVGNEYGQVLVSVLTAGEGQALDTMAAGLLKRYREAGEAPPKVIYVDRDCCSQHGPCRVKAMFAGWDELQVRLDIWHFMRRFAAGVTTEAHPLYGIFMARLSTCIFEWDPEDVAALRRAKEGELAARSVGNISEEAVTTRITRRELALHCRRRTRGVEETNRLIGSLISLFDSASGKDTLGVPLLDHERIQQIWMEQQKHLGCIQDPEDFQLYIKTGTLKKGNVELCCYRCARGSTSLESFHLHLNRFIPGTSASDVHFQAYLLEGLMRWNDDRMEDAVKGAPSIRSYSSALREAVDQLSQKVLGRCWDERYRTPGAYTGELLGMEYLYSQTGKELTPVLQNPEEEDRLVEEVNDEDFQDEGFVEESMEDITVPVLYEDDPSRALQSRPSSLTSPQPSSPPPSAHLPSPPPPSPPPQAPASPADVPSSSMSDEARVRHFDNYFNPISMTFYFTYITINRLIY from the exons ATGACGGTGGAACTGGAGAAGTTTAGCTGTAAGCAGGAGATGCAGAAGAAAGCGAAGGACACTGGAGACCAGGGCTATTTGATGGTGGAGTTTGGAGATTTTAAGGGTCGCTCCATGAAGGAAGTTTATGAGGACCAGAGCCAGAAGGCCCAGGCCCTCATCAATTACCTGAAGACTGCTGATGCCCGgcccaacaccaacatggccattTTCAAGACGTATGTCTTGAAGAGACGCGCTGCAGCCACCACCCTCCCATCTTCAGCCTCCACTTCCACTGGACGTCCTCCTGCGCCCTCCACTTCCACTGGACGTCCTCCTgcatcctccacttcctctgcacCCCCAGCAGGATTCCAAAGTGGCGCATGGAAGCCCGCCACTGTGAAATCTCTGCTGGCGCGTGGGAAACTGTCTCCTTCACAGCTGGTGAAAAAGTTGATGTCACCAGTTAAACTCT CTCCTGCACCGCAGCTCACCTCACCCCGACCTTCAAAACCCCGGCAGCTTTTCCCTTCTG acTCTGCTGAGATTGATGATGAGGAAATGGTATCTGCTGCAGCGCAGTGTGAGGCACAGCTGAATACAG CTCTTGCAGCCACGGTGCCTCGTGATGCCTGTGCTgatcctccaccagcagctctcctTCATCAACCTTCAGCTGAGCTTCCCAGTCACTGGAAGGATCAGCTTCCACCTTACCAGCACGAGTGGATACGGCACACTCTGTTCAAGGCCAACCCACGTACTGGCAAGCCAGAGCTGGTGTCACCGCTGAAGCTTTGGTGGTATCCTCCTCAGCCCGCCCTCATTCACACCCAGCCTCCCGCCTCGCCTGACCACTTCTTCTGTCGGCCGTTGTTCCTGTGGATGCCCCAGAAGATGTGGCTGTTTCCTCTAGTCTGTGTTCGTCCAGCCTGCGGCAAGCACAGACTAACAGCCGCGGGAGTGTACAGAACAGTGCGGAAGGTGCTGGACATCGACGGGTGGTATGACCTTGCCACTGAGTACCTGGAGTGCAAGCGCTGTTCCAAAAAGTATCCTGCTTGGTCTGAAGACATCTTAGGCCAGCTGGATGTGGGCCACCGCAGCAAGTTTCCAGCTTTGCTCACTTACAg ATACTCGTGTGGCATCCgtgtgctgaggatgatgagggaGAGGACAATGGGAAACAGCATGACCCAGCTGTACAAAAAGCTGCAGGAACAGCATAGCGAGGCATGGATGGAGCGTGTCCTGCAGTACCTGACAGCTTGTGAACCATTCACAAGGTCCGCTGTTGTCCGTCCCTCTGTCTTTGCTGAGCCTCCCTGCTTACCTGCCCTACCCAAGCCCAAGTGGCTGTTAGCAGTTTATGCCAGGGATGTTCTCAGCCGGCTGCATGAGGTGAAGGCCAAAATCACCTCCATCTTTGGCTCTGTCCTCAAGATGGACTCCACCAAAAAG GTCACGAAGAAACtcgctggtgctgctgcaggtacagCTGCCTGGTGCACCAATGTTGGCAACGAGTACGGTCAAGTCCTTGTCTCGGTTCTGACAGCTGGTGAGGGACAAGCACTTGACACCATGGCAGCTGGCCTGTTGAAGCGGTACAGGGAGGCGGGTGAGGCGCCACCCAAGGTGATCTATGTGGACAgagactgctgcagtcagcatgGCCCTTGTCGGGTGAAAGCCATGTTTGCAGGGTGGGATGAGCTTCAGGTGCGGCTTGACATCTGGCATTTCATGCGCCGTTTTGCTGCAGGTGTCACCACTGAGGCTCACCCCCTGTATGGCATCTTCATGGCACGCCTGTCCACGTGCATTTTTGAGTGGGATCCAGAAGATGTTGCTGCTCTTCGCCGTGCCAAGGAGGGTGAGCTTGCAGCAAGAAGTGTTGGCAACATCTCGGAGGAGGCGGTGACCACTCGCATCACTCGGAGGGAGTTGGCACtgcactgcaggaggaggaccCGAGGGGTGGAGGAGACCAACAGACTGATCGGGTCACTGATCAGTCTGTTTGACAGCGCGAGTGGGAAGGACACTCTGGGCGTTCCTCTGCTGGACCACGAACGGATCCAGCAGATATGgatggagcagcagaaacaccttGGCTGTATCCAAGACCCAGAAGACTTCCAGCTCTACATCAAGACGGGCACCTTGAAGAAAGGCAACGTGGAGCTGTGCTGCTACAGGTGTGCCCGTGGCTCTACCTCCTTGGAGTCCTTTCACCTCCACCTGAACAGGTTTATTCCAG GAACCAGTGCCAGTGATGTGCATTTCCAGGCGTATCTTCTGGAAGGGCTGATGCGCTGGAATGACGACCGGATGGAGGACGCTGTAAAGGGAGCACCTTCCATCCGCTCCTACAGCAGTGCTCTCAGAGAGGCGGTGGACCAGCTCAGCCAAAAGGTGCTAGGGAGATGCTGGGATGAGCGCTATCGCACCCCTGGAGCATACACAG gTGAATTGCTGGGGATGGAGTACTTGTACAGCCAGACCGGCAAGGAACTGACGCCAGTGCTCCAGaacccagaggaggaggacaggctgGTGGAGGAAGTCAATGATGAGGACTTCCAAGATGAGGGCTTTGTTGAAGAGAGCATGGAGGACATCACAGTTCCGGTGCTGTATGAGGATGACCCCTCCCGTGCTCTGCAGAGCAGGCCCTCATCGTTAACGAGTCCTCAGCCTTCTTCTCCTCCGCCTTCTGCGCATCTGCCTTCCCCACCtccgccctctcctcctcctcaggcccCTGCATCACCTGCTGATGTGCCGTCCAGCAGTATGTCTGACGAGGCTCGAGTAAGACACTTTGATAACTATTTCAATCCAATctcaatgacattttatttcacatatattACTATTAATCGATTGATTTACTAG
- the LOC119031622 gene encoding arp2/3 complex-activating protein rickA-like: MSAIAPLEHTQVEYLYSQTGKELTPVLQNPEEEDRLVEEVNDEDFQDEGFVEESMEDITVPVLYEDDPSRALQSRPSSLTSPQASPPPPPSPPQPSSPPPSSHLPSPPPPSPPPPQAPASPADVPSSSMSDEARVIGPDGIAGWDKVQDLAVYLGGSP, encoded by the exons ATGAGCGCTATCGCACCCCTGGAGCATACACAG gTGGAGTACTTGTACAGCCAGACCGGCAAGGAACTGACGCCAGTGCTCCAGaacccagaggaggaggacaggctgGTGGAGGAAGTCAATGATGAGGACTTCCAAGATGAGGGCTTTGTTGAAGAGAGCATGGAGGACATCACAGTTCCGGTGCTGTATGAGGATGACCCCTCCCGTGCTCTGCAGAGCAGGCCCTCATCGTTAACGAGTCCTcaggcctctcctcctcctccgccgtctccacctcagccttcttctcctccaccttcttcgCATCTGCCTTCCCCACCtccgccctctcctcctcctcctcaggcccCTGCATCACCTGCTGATGTGCCGTCCAGCAGTATGTCTGACGAGGCTCGA GTGATTGGACCGGATGGGATCGCTGGGTGGGACAAAGTCCAGGATCTCGCTGTTTACCTGGGTGGATCTCCGTGA
- the LOC119031194 gene encoding uncharacterized protein LOC119031194 isoform X1, with protein MYAYPVFRRQSASSTRLLMAPSEEARALSNTGSGRAKPKEEVLAEAANFVAGHGGDPADRLLVLAHCQLQFGMFQGQRFRWLLENSLGYAVYLLHSISKETVQANPLSENKQLFQEFTSQIAEMTVELEKFSRKQEMQKKAKDTGDQGYLMVEFGDFKGRSMKEVYEDQSQKAQALINYLKTADARPNTNMAIFKTYVLKRRAAATTLPSSASTSTGRPPASSTSSAPSPAPSTSSAPPAGFQSGTWKPATVKSLLARGNLSPSQLVKKLMSPVKLSPAPQLTSPRPSKPRQLFPSDSAEIDDEEMVSAAAQCEAQLNTALAATVPRDACADPPPAALLHQPSAELPSHWKDQLPPYQHEWIRHTLFKANPRTGKPELVSPLKLWWYPPQPALIHTQPPASPDHFFCRPLFLWMPQKMWLFPLVCVRPACGKHRLTAAGVYRTVRKVLDIDGWYDLATEYLECKRCSKKYPAWSEDILGQLDVGHRSMFPALLTYRYSCGIRVLRMMRERTMGNSVTQLYKKLQEQHSEAWMERVLQYLTACEPFTRSAVVRPSVFAEPPCLPALPKPKWLLAVYARDVLSRLHEVKAKITSIFGSVLKMDSTKKVSQPCLYTECIHNRLIEIVFNVIIPAVQLLCNY; from the exons ATGTATGCGTACCCCGTTTTTCGTCGCCAGTCAGCCAGTTCAACTAGACTGCTGATGGCACCCTCGGAGGAGGCAAGGGCTCTTTCAAACACCGGGTCTGGAAGGGCCAAACCCAAAGAGGAGGTGCTGGCAGAGGCCGCTAACTTTGTGGCTGGCCATGGTGGAGACCCAGCTGACAGGCTTCTGGTACTGGCTCACTGCCAGCTGCAGTTTGGCATGTTCCAGGGCCAGAGGTTCAGGTGGCTCCTGGAGAACAGTCTTGGATATGCTGTGTATTTACTGCACAGCATTTCCAAGGAAACAGTGCAGGCAAACCCTCTGTCtgagaacaaacagctgttCCAGGAGTTTACCTCTCAGATCGCAGAGATGACGGTTGAACTGGAGAAGTTTAGCCGTAAGCAGGAGATGCAGAAGAAAGCGAAGGACACTGGAGACCAGGGTTATTTGATGGTGGAGTTTGGAGATTTTAAGGGTCGCTCCATGAAGGAAGTTTATGAGGACCAGAGCCAGAAGGCCCAGGCCCTCATCAATTACCTGAAGACTGCTGATGCCCGgcccaacaccaacatggccattTTCAAGACGTATGTCTTGAAGAGACGCGCTGCAGCCACCACCCTCCCATCTTCAGCCTCCACTTCCACTGGACGTCCTCCTgcatcctccacttcctctgcacCTTCTCCTGcaccctccacttcctctgcacCTCCAGCAGGATTCCAAAGTGGCACATGGAAGCCCGCCACTGTGAAATCTCTGCTGGCGCGTGGGAATCTGTCTCCTTCACAGCTGGTGAAAAAGTTGATGTCACCAGTTAAACTCT CTCCAGCACCGCAGCTCACCTCACCCCGACCTTCAAAACCCCGGCAGCTTTTCCCTTCTG acTCTGCTGAGATTGATGATGAGGAAATGGTATCTGCTGCAGCGCAGTGTGAGGCACAGCTGAATACAG CTCTTGCAGCCACGGTGCCTCGTGATGCCTGTGCTgatcctccaccagcagctctcctTCATCAACCTTCAGCTGAGCTTCCCAGTCACTGGAAGGATCAGCTTCCACCTTACCAGCACGAGTGGATACGGCACACTCTGTTCAAGGCCAACCCACGTACTGGCAAGCCAGAGCTAGTGTCACCGCTGAAGCTTTGGTGGTATCCTCCTCAGCCCGCCCTCATTCACACCCAGCCTCCCGCCTCGCCTGACCACTTCTTCTGTCGGCCGTTGTTCCTGTGGATGCCCCAGAAGATGTGGCTGTTTCCTCTAGTCTGTGTTCGTCCAGCCTGCGGCAAGCACAGACTAACAGCCGCAGGAGTGTACAGAACAGTGCGGAAGGTGCTGGACATCGACGGGTGGTATGACCTTGCCACTGAGTACCTGGAGTGCAAGCGCTGTTCCAAAAAGTATCCTGCTTGGTCTGAAGACATCTTAGGCCAGCTGGATGTGGGCCACCGCAGCATGTTTCCAGCTTTGCTCACTTACAg ATACTCGTGTGGCATCCgtgtgctgaggatgatgagggaGAGGACAATGGGAAACAGCGTGACCCAGCTGTACAAAAAGCTGCAGGAACAGCATAGCGAGGCATGGATGGAGCGTGTCCTGCAGTACCTGACAGCTTGTGAACCATTCACAAGGTCCGCTGTTGTCCGTCCCTCTGTCTTTGCTGAGCCTCCCTGCTTACCTGCCCTACCCAAGCCCAAGTGGCTATTAGCAGTTTATGCCAGGGATGTTCTCAGCCGGCTGCATGAGGTGAAGGCCAAAATCACCTCCATCTTTGGCTCTGTCCTCAAGATGGACTCCACCAAAAAGGTATCACAGCCCTGTTTATATACAGAGTGCATACATAATAGATTGATAGAGATAGTCTTTAATGTCATTATACCAGCAGTACAACTACTGTGCAACTACTAA
- the LOC119031194 gene encoding uncharacterized protein LOC119031194 isoform X2 gives MYAYPVFRRQSASSTRLLMAPSEEARALSNTGSGRAKPKEEVLAEAANFVAGHGGDPADRLLVLAHCQLQFGMFQGQRFRWLLENSLGYAVYLLHSISKETVQANPLSENKQLFQEFTSQIAEMTVELEKFSRKQEMQKKAKDTGDQGYLMVEFGDFKGRSMKEVYEDQSQKAQALINYLKTADARPNTNMAIFKTYVLKRRAAATTLPSSASTSTGRPPASSTSSAPSPAPSTSSAPPAGFQSGTWKPATVKSLLARGNLSPSQLVKKLMSPVKLSPAPQLTSPRPSKPRQLFPSDSAEIDDEEMVSAAAQCEAQLNTATVPRDACADPPPAALLHQPSAELPSHWKDQLPPYQHEWIRHTLFKANPRTGKPELVSPLKLWWYPPQPALIHTQPPASPDHFFCRPLFLWMPQKMWLFPLVCVRPACGKHRLTAAGVYRTVRKVLDIDGWYDLATEYLECKRCSKKYPAWSEDILGQLDVGHRSMFPALLTYRYSCGIRVLRMMRERTMGNSVTQLYKKLQEQHSEAWMERVLQYLTACEPFTRSAVVRPSVFAEPPCLPALPKPKWLLAVYARDVLSRLHEVKAKITSIFGSVLKMDSTKKVSQPCLYTECIHNRLIEIVFNVIIPAVQLLCNY, from the exons ATGTATGCGTACCCCGTTTTTCGTCGCCAGTCAGCCAGTTCAACTAGACTGCTGATGGCACCCTCGGAGGAGGCAAGGGCTCTTTCAAACACCGGGTCTGGAAGGGCCAAACCCAAAGAGGAGGTGCTGGCAGAGGCCGCTAACTTTGTGGCTGGCCATGGTGGAGACCCAGCTGACAGGCTTCTGGTACTGGCTCACTGCCAGCTGCAGTTTGGCATGTTCCAGGGCCAGAGGTTCAGGTGGCTCCTGGAGAACAGTCTTGGATATGCTGTGTATTTACTGCACAGCATTTCCAAGGAAACAGTGCAGGCAAACCCTCTGTCtgagaacaaacagctgttCCAGGAGTTTACCTCTCAGATCGCAGAGATGACGGTTGAACTGGAGAAGTTTAGCCGTAAGCAGGAGATGCAGAAGAAAGCGAAGGACACTGGAGACCAGGGTTATTTGATGGTGGAGTTTGGAGATTTTAAGGGTCGCTCCATGAAGGAAGTTTATGAGGACCAGAGCCAGAAGGCCCAGGCCCTCATCAATTACCTGAAGACTGCTGATGCCCGgcccaacaccaacatggccattTTCAAGACGTATGTCTTGAAGAGACGCGCTGCAGCCACCACCCTCCCATCTTCAGCCTCCACTTCCACTGGACGTCCTCCTgcatcctccacttcctctgcacCTTCTCCTGcaccctccacttcctctgcacCTCCAGCAGGATTCCAAAGTGGCACATGGAAGCCCGCCACTGTGAAATCTCTGCTGGCGCGTGGGAATCTGTCTCCTTCACAGCTGGTGAAAAAGTTGATGTCACCAGTTAAACTCT CTCCAGCACCGCAGCTCACCTCACCCCGACCTTCAAAACCCCGGCAGCTTTTCCCTTCTG acTCTGCTGAGATTGATGATGAGGAAATGGTATCTGCTGCAGCGCAGTGTGAGGCACAGCTGAATACAG CCACGGTGCCTCGTGATGCCTGTGCTgatcctccaccagcagctctcctTCATCAACCTTCAGCTGAGCTTCCCAGTCACTGGAAGGATCAGCTTCCACCTTACCAGCACGAGTGGATACGGCACACTCTGTTCAAGGCCAACCCACGTACTGGCAAGCCAGAGCTAGTGTCACCGCTGAAGCTTTGGTGGTATCCTCCTCAGCCCGCCCTCATTCACACCCAGCCTCCCGCCTCGCCTGACCACTTCTTCTGTCGGCCGTTGTTCCTGTGGATGCCCCAGAAGATGTGGCTGTTTCCTCTAGTCTGTGTTCGTCCAGCCTGCGGCAAGCACAGACTAACAGCCGCAGGAGTGTACAGAACAGTGCGGAAGGTGCTGGACATCGACGGGTGGTATGACCTTGCCACTGAGTACCTGGAGTGCAAGCGCTGTTCCAAAAAGTATCCTGCTTGGTCTGAAGACATCTTAGGCCAGCTGGATGTGGGCCACCGCAGCATGTTTCCAGCTTTGCTCACTTACAg ATACTCGTGTGGCATCCgtgtgctgaggatgatgagggaGAGGACAATGGGAAACAGCGTGACCCAGCTGTACAAAAAGCTGCAGGAACAGCATAGCGAGGCATGGATGGAGCGTGTCCTGCAGTACCTGACAGCTTGTGAACCATTCACAAGGTCCGCTGTTGTCCGTCCCTCTGTCTTTGCTGAGCCTCCCTGCTTACCTGCCCTACCCAAGCCCAAGTGGCTATTAGCAGTTTATGCCAGGGATGTTCTCAGCCGGCTGCATGAGGTGAAGGCCAAAATCACCTCCATCTTTGGCTCTGTCCTCAAGATGGACTCCACCAAAAAGGTATCACAGCCCTGTTTATATACAGAGTGCATACATAATAGATTGATAGAGATAGTCTTTAATGTCATTATACCAGCAGTACAACTACTGTGCAACTACTAA